In Niveispirillum cyanobacteriorum, the following proteins share a genomic window:
- a CDS encoding NADH:ubiquinone oxidoreductase subunit NDUFA12, protein MSDRISLATWMANIQIKLLVWRAGRLVGSDAAGNRYFEEKKARPGMKARRWVLYKGEPEATKVPPEWHGWMHYNMAAPLPADSAFHKNWQLPHQPNPTGTTQAYRPPGHLFAGGKRDKATGDYEAWTPN, encoded by the coding sequence ATGAGCGACCGTATTTCCCTGGCCACCTGGATGGCCAACATCCAGATCAAGCTGCTTGTCTGGCGTGCTGGCCGGCTGGTTGGCAGCGATGCTGCCGGTAACCGCTACTTCGAAGAGAAGAAGGCGCGTCCCGGCATGAAGGCCCGCCGCTGGGTCCTGTACAAGGGCGAGCCGGAGGCGACCAAGGTGCCGCCGGAATGGCATGGCTGGATGCATTACAACATGGCCGCCCCGCTGCCGGCTGACAGCGCCTTCCACAAGAACTGGCAGTTGCCGCACCAGCCCAACCCGACGGGCACCACCCAGGCCTATCGTCCGCCCGGCCACCTGTTCGCTGGCGGCAAGCGCGACAAGGCGACGGGTGATTACGAGGCCTGGACGCCGAACTGA
- a CDS encoding ABC transporter ATP-binding protein yields the protein MTSPTASPSLTLTGLGRRFGTFRAVHDVNWTLGPGIHGLLGPNGAGKSTLLAMLAGTLPPSEGRVENGGQDVTQSMRAHYARLGYAPQSVDLPPHATPRQLLAYMAALKGLPAREAAQQAAGLADALHIAAKLDTPVGDLSGGMRRRLVVAQSLLGQPEILLLDEPTAELDGFEKLALQSILTEMAPRCVIVFSSHIVSDLEAIAEDLLILSKGQAISIGQPETLAAALEGRVVSLTVPATAIDHALQFGTVTGRKRMADGIRLRLVLNAGKAAPPGAIPEAPSLEDAYLAAVAEHRA from the coding sequence ATGACAAGCCCCACGGCCTCGCCGTCCCTCACACTGACTGGATTGGGGCGGCGGTTCGGCACGTTCCGGGCTGTCCATGATGTGAACTGGACATTGGGGCCGGGGATTCACGGGCTTCTGGGTCCCAACGGTGCGGGCAAGTCTACGTTGCTGGCGATGCTGGCTGGCACGCTTCCGCCCAGTGAGGGGCGCGTTGAAAATGGTGGGCAGGATGTTACCCAATCTATGCGGGCGCACTATGCGCGCCTGGGCTATGCCCCGCAATCGGTGGACCTGCCACCCCATGCCACGCCCCGCCAATTGCTGGCCTATATGGCCGCTCTGAAGGGCCTGCCCGCGCGGGAGGCCGCCCAGCAGGCGGCCGGCTTGGCAGACGCCCTGCACATCGCGGCAAAGCTCGATACGCCGGTGGGCGATCTGTCGGGCGGAATGCGCCGCCGGCTGGTCGTTGCGCAGTCGCTGCTGGGGCAACCGGAAATCCTGCTGCTGGACGAGCCGACGGCGGAACTGGACGGGTTCGAGAAACTGGCCCTGCAATCCATCCTGACGGAGATGGCGCCGCGCTGCGTGATTGTCTTCTCCAGTCATATCGTCTCCGATCTGGAGGCCATCGCGGAGGATCTGCTGATCCTCTCAAAGGGTCAGGCCATCAGCATAGGACAGCCGGAAACGCTGGCGGCCGCCCTGGAGGGGCGGGTCGTCAGCCTTACGGTGCCCGCCACGGCCATTGATCATGCTCTGCAATTCGGTACGGTCACCGGACGCAAGCGGATGGCGGATGGTATCCGCCTGCGTTTGGTGCTGAATGCCGGAAAGGCGGCACCGCCCGGCGCCATACCGGAGGCCCCCAGCCTCGAAGATGCCTATCTGGCCGCCGTTGCGGAGCACCGGGCATGA
- the aat gene encoding leucyl/phenylalanyl-tRNA--protein transferase, with product MGILTPELLIRAYAGGVFPMAESADAKDLLWFDPPFRGVLPLDVFHVPRRLRKTLRHFPFDIRIDSDFRATMMHCAEPAPDRPQTWINDEIREAYCQLHAMGKAHSVECWQDGQMVGGLYGVSLGGAFFGESMFSRATDASKIALVHLVARLKAGGYLLLDTQFLTEHLSQFGATEIPRHRYRAQLSKAVNAPADFYCLEDERALLSDFLQSLTQTS from the coding sequence ATGGGTATATTGACGCCCGAGCTGTTGATCCGTGCCTATGCCGGTGGGGTTTTCCCCATGGCGGAAAGTGCGGATGCGAAAGACCTTCTGTGGTTTGATCCGCCCTTCCGGGGGGTGTTGCCGCTGGACGTGTTCCATGTGCCGCGGCGGCTGCGCAAGACGCTGCGCCACTTCCCCTTTGATATCCGGATCGACAGCGATTTCCGCGCCACCATGATGCACTGCGCCGAGCCGGCCCCTGACCGTCCGCAGACCTGGATCAATGACGAGATCCGGGAGGCATACTGTCAGTTGCACGCCATGGGCAAGGCCCATTCGGTGGAATGCTGGCAGGATGGGCAGATGGTGGGCGGGCTGTATGGCGTTTCGCTGGGCGGTGCCTTTTTCGGGGAAAGCATGTTCTCCCGTGCCACGGACGCCAGCAAGATCGCCCTGGTGCATCTGGTGGCACGTCTGAAGGCTGGCGGCTATCTGCTGCTGGACACACAGTTCCTGACCGAACATCTGTCACAGTTCGGGGCGACAGAAATCCCGCGCCACCGCTATCGCGCGCAATTATCCAAGGCGGTCAATGCGCCAGCGGATTTTTACTGCTTGGAAGATGAGCGGGCCTTGCTGTCCGACTTCCTGCAATCCTTGACCCAGACGTCATAG
- a CDS encoding N-acetylmuramoyl-L-alanine amidase family protein yields MASVTLLHVPPSHAQAQEGGKPKPPSRKPRPPRLVMLDPGHGGHDPGCIGAKGTYEKNVVLDIAKEVARLVGKTKGWQVELTRDDDKFIDLKERVRIAQGAKADLFISIHADSAPNKSARGMSAYTLSEKASDEFAAAIAQQENIAGGLGLDVSGLDEKVAGILMDLAARHTVTAALHAKQSIIQGAGKDVRLLENPMRSANFAVLKAPDIPSLLIETGFLSNPQDETLLRDAKARRNIAGILARELTAVMTAAPFA; encoded by the coding sequence ATGGCATCGGTCACGCTGCTGCACGTCCCCCCGTCGCATGCCCAGGCGCAGGAGGGTGGCAAGCCGAAGCCGCCGTCGCGCAAACCCCGTCCGCCCCGCCTTGTCATGCTGGACCCCGGCCATGGCGGTCATGATCCCGGCTGCATCGGGGCCAAGGGCACCTATGAGAAGAATGTCGTCCTGGACATTGCCAAGGAGGTCGCCCGTCTGGTGGGCAAGACCAAGGGCTGGCAGGTGGAGCTGACGCGCGACGACGACAAGTTCATCGATCTGAAGGAACGCGTGCGTATCGCCCAGGGTGCGAAGGCCGACCTGTTCATCTCCATCCATGCCGACAGCGCGCCCAATAAGTCGGCGCGCGGCATGTCCGCGTATACGTTGTCGGAGAAGGCCAGCGATGAATTCGCCGCCGCCATCGCCCAACAGGAGAATATTGCCGGTGGCCTGGGGCTGGACGTGTCGGGCCTGGATGAGAAGGTGGCCGGCATCCTAATGGACCTAGCCGCCCGCCACACCGTGACGGCGGCGCTGCATGCCAAACAATCGATCATCCAGGGGGCCGGCAAGGATGTCCGCCTGCTAGAAAACCCCATGCGGTCGGCGAATTTCGCGGTGCTGAAAGCGCCGGACATCCCGTCGCTGCTGATCGAAACCGGTTTTCTGTCCAATCCCCAGGATGAGACGCTGCTGCGCGATGCCAAGGCGCGCCGCAATATCGCAGGCATCCTGGCCCGTGAACTTACTGCGGTGATGACAGCCGCTCCCTTCGCCTGA
- a CDS encoding lysylphosphatidylglycerol synthase domain-containing protein → MSRRQKAFLGIGTVLFLGVLLVFAVRHVMAEVNFGEVIAYLEALPLSKVIKAIGLTALAFWLLTLYDLSALIYLKKKVPYRTTAFAAACGYAISNNVGWAVISGAGVRLRAYGTAGLSPGDVAKVVVFSTTTFTLGLTFTGAVGMIVGPHPVSVLLKIPELAVQAAGALMLLGLLAICVITAVTHKPVKIWRWSIQLPSWGGVVSQITIASAELVVTAAILWMLLPVDVQVPFVSFVALFCAALIVAIFSHVPGGLGVFESIILLGMADHDAASSILGALLAYRFIYYVLPLAVAGLSIAIWEIRHHTGRFGRAADRLRGRGE, encoded by the coding sequence ATGAGCCGGCGGCAGAAGGCGTTCCTGGGCATCGGTACGGTTCTGTTCCTGGGCGTGCTTCTGGTTTTCGCCGTCCGTCACGTGATGGCGGAGGTGAATTTCGGTGAGGTGATCGCCTATCTGGAGGCGTTGCCCCTGTCCAAGGTGATCAAGGCCATCGGCCTGACGGCCTTGGCCTTCTGGCTGCTGACACTCTATGACTTGTCGGCGCTGATCTATCTGAAGAAGAAGGTACCATACCGGACCACGGCCTTCGCGGCAGCCTGCGGCTATGCGATTTCCAATAATGTCGGCTGGGCGGTGATCAGCGGGGCAGGGGTTCGGCTGCGGGCCTATGGCACCGCCGGCCTGTCGCCGGGCGATGTCGCCAAGGTCGTGGTGTTCTCCACCACTACCTTCACCCTGGGCCTGACCTTCACCGGTGCCGTCGGCATGATCGTCGGGCCGCACCCCGTTTCCGTCCTGCTGAAGATCCCGGAACTGGCGGTACAGGCGGCCGGTGCGCTGATGCTGCTGGGCCTGCTGGCCATCTGCGTGATTACGGCTGTGACTCACAAGCCGGTTAAGATCTGGCGCTGGTCGATCCAACTGCCCAGTTGGGGTGGGGTTGTCTCGCAGATCACCATCGCATCAGCCGAGTTGGTGGTGACAGCGGCCATCCTGTGGATGCTGCTGCCGGTTGATGTGCAGGTGCCGTTCGTCTCCTTCGTGGCCCTGTTCTGTGCCGCCCTGATCGTGGCGATCTTCAGCCATGTGCCGGGCGGTCTGGGCGTGTTCGAAAGCATCATCCTGCTGGGCATGGCCGACCATGACGCTGCCAGTTCTATCCTGGGCGCGCTTCTAGCCTATCGCTTCATCTATTATGTGCTGCCGCTGGCCGTGGCCGGCTTGTCCATCGCCATCTGGGAAATCCGCCACCATACGGGCCGGTTCGGCCGTGCGGCGGACCGGTTGCGGGGACGGGGGGAATAA
- a CDS encoding DUF2155 domain-containing protein translates to MSMRLILAGLALVLALPATAQEVPPADPAAAPDVQAPVGAVQRPAPPPPPARKFDPMPVALLQGLDKVTARTSTFEAKVGEPVSFGQLTIVVKACQKASPIDPPESAAFLDAQEKRSDGTVVPVFQGWMFASSPALSAMEHPVYDVWVKDCRKSDSKARSSSKQ, encoded by the coding sequence ATGTCGATGCGCCTCATCCTTGCCGGTCTTGCCCTTGTTCTGGCCTTGCCGGCAACGGCACAGGAAGTGCCGCCTGCTGATCCCGCGGCGGCACCGGATGTGCAGGCCCCGGTGGGGGCGGTTCAGCGCCCGGCCCCGCCGCCGCCACCCGCCCGGAAGTTCGACCCCATGCCCGTGGCCCTGCTACAGGGACTGGACAAGGTGACCGCCCGGACCAGCACGTTTGAGGCCAAGGTGGGCGAGCCGGTGAGCTTTGGTCAGCTGACCATCGTTGTGAAGGCCTGTCAAAAGGCATCACCCATTGATCCCCCCGAATCCGCCGCCTTCCTGGATGCCCAGGAGAAGCGTTCCGACGGTACGGTCGTGCCGGTGTTCCAGGGCTGGATGTTCGCTTCCAGCCCGGCCCTGTCGGCCATGGAGCACCCGGTCTATGACGTCTGGGTCAAGGATTGCAGGAAGTCGGACAGCAAGGCCCGCTCATCTTCCAAGCAGTAA
- a CDS encoding vitamin B12-dependent ribonucleotide reductase, producing the protein MRIERRFTVEGQDAYADIPFRTATSEIRNPDGSTVFQAKDIEVPAEWSQVACDILAQKYFRRAGVPKALKAVEENSVPSFLWRHVADAKALAKLPAEQRTGGETSARQVFDRLAGTWTYWGWKGGYFDSDADASAFYDEMRFMLARQMAAPNSPQWFNTGLHWAYGIDGPAQGHFFVDPATGAVTPSNSAYERPQPHACFIQSVADDLVNEGGIMDLWVREARLFKYGSGSGTNFSRLRGEDEKLSGGGKSSGLMSFLKIGDRAAGAIKSGGTTRRAAKMVTVDLDHPDIEAYIDWKVVEEQKVAALVTGSKQVSRHLNMVMAACNEGIGPDAERLDPTKNRALKRAIIAARRDLVPENYIQRAIQLAGQGHAGIDIRTFDTDWDSEAYLTVSGQNSNNSVRVPNAFLEAVDSDGPWNLIRRTDGKVSKTLRARDLWEKIGYAAWQSADPGVQFDTTINEWHTCPVSGRINASNPCSEYMFLDDTACNLASINLMEFRRPDGRFDIESFTHACRLWTIALEISVAMAQFPSREIARLSYDFRTLGLGFANIGGLLMAAGLPYDSVAGRSLSGAITALMTGVAYATSAEMARELGPFPGFDANREPMLRVIANHRRAAHGARTGYEGLSVAPVPLVSDECPDADLISAARASWDRALDLGRVHGFRNAQTTVIAPTGTIGLVMDCDTTGIEPDFALVKFKKLAGGGYFKIINRVVPEALSRLGYDDAAIAKIERYAVGHGTLVGAPGISHDRLRKLGFGDGEIEKVESALESAFDIKFVFNKWILGADFCIDTLGIPADLLDSAGFDLLAHLGFTRKEIEAANVYVSGAMTLEGAPGLRDEHLPVFDCASPCGKIGKRYLSAEAHIRMMAAAQPFISGAISKTINMPNSASVTACTDAYMLSWQLGLKANALYRDGSKLSQPLNAQILEDDEDDLTGEEPTLLERVVEAPAAARIPLVAERVVERVVERVVEKVVRSGGREKLPQRRKGYTQKAMVGGHKVYLRTGEYQDGRLGEIFIDMHKEGAAFRSMMNNFAIAVSLGLQYGVPLEEYVEAFTFTRFEPSGMVQGNDAIKMSTSILDYVFRELAISYLGRNDLAHATPEDLLPDTMGRGDAQADLAGVPEAANTAPELPDNAAYMTQETLAAVARIASTGYVRSNLRVVPGGQQGRVLAGFQQATTAYAATGTDVTSYAGGASVHSDSLSSTALRGGTVGRHDARFEKVREARARGYEGDPCPECQNMTLVRNGTCLKCDTCGGTTGCS; encoded by the coding sequence ATGCGTATCGAGCGCCGTTTCACCGTCGAAGGTCAGGATGCCTATGCGGACATCCCGTTCCGAACGGCGACCAGCGAGATTCGCAATCCCGACGGTTCCACCGTGTTTCAGGCCAAGGATATCGAGGTCCCAGCGGAATGGAGCCAGGTTGCCTGTGACATCCTGGCCCAGAAATATTTCCGCCGTGCCGGTGTGCCCAAGGCGCTGAAGGCGGTGGAGGAAAACAGCGTCCCCAGTTTCCTGTGGCGCCATGTCGCGGACGCGAAGGCGCTAGCAAAGCTACCAGCCGAGCAGCGAACGGGCGGCGAGACCTCTGCCCGGCAGGTTTTTGACCGTCTGGCCGGCACCTGGACCTATTGGGGCTGGAAGGGTGGCTATTTCGATTCGGATGCCGATGCCTCGGCCTTCTACGACGAAATGCGCTTCATGCTGGCCCGTCAGATGGCGGCCCCCAACAGCCCGCAATGGTTCAATACCGGCCTGCACTGGGCCTATGGCATCGACGGTCCCGCCCAGGGGCATTTCTTTGTCGACCCGGCCACCGGTGCCGTTACCCCTTCCAACTCCGCCTATGAACGCCCACAGCCGCATGCCTGCTTCATTCAGTCGGTGGCCGACGATCTGGTGAATGAAGGCGGGATCATGGATCTGTGGGTCCGCGAGGCCCGTCTTTTCAAGTATGGTTCCGGCAGCGGAACAAATTTTTCCCGCCTGCGCGGGGAGGATGAGAAGCTGTCGGGCGGCGGCAAATCCTCCGGTCTGATGAGCTTCCTGAAGATCGGGGACCGCGCAGCGGGCGCCATCAAGTCCGGCGGGACCACACGCCGGGCCGCCAAGATGGTGACAGTCGATCTCGATCACCCCGATATCGAGGCCTATATCGACTGGAAGGTGGTGGAAGAGCAGAAGGTCGCCGCCCTGGTTACCGGGTCCAAGCAGGTGTCGCGCCACCTGAATATGGTGATGGCCGCCTGTAATGAAGGGATCGGCCCGGACGCCGAAAGGCTGGACCCCACCAAGAATCGGGCCTTGAAGCGCGCCATCATTGCGGCCCGCCGCGATCTGGTGCCCGAAAACTATATCCAGCGCGCGATCCAGCTGGCGGGTCAGGGCCATGCCGGCATCGATATCCGCACCTTTGATACCGATTGGGATTCAGAAGCCTACCTGACCGTCAGTGGCCAGAATTCCAACAATTCGGTGCGCGTACCCAATGCGTTCCTGGAGGCGGTGGACAGTGATGGCCCCTGGAACCTGATCCGCCGCACCGACGGAAAAGTGTCGAAGACACTGCGGGCCCGCGACCTGTGGGAAAAGATCGGCTATGCCGCCTGGCAGTCGGCCGATCCCGGCGTGCAGTTCGACACGACCATCAATGAATGGCACACCTGCCCGGTATCCGGTCGCATCAACGCGTCCAACCCGTGCAGCGAATATATGTTCCTGGACGATACGGCCTGTAACCTCGCCTCCATCAATCTGATGGAATTCCGGCGTCCCGATGGCCGTTTCGATATCGAATCATTTACGCATGCTTGCCGACTGTGGACCATCGCCCTGGAAATCTCCGTGGCCATGGCACAATTCCCAAGCCGCGAAATCGCGCGCTTGTCCTATGATTTCCGGACCCTGGGCCTGGGCTTTGCCAATATCGGCGGCCTGCTGATGGCCGCCGGCCTGCCCTATGACAGTGTCGCGGGCCGGTCGCTGTCGGGTGCCATCACGGCGCTGATGACGGGTGTGGCCTATGCCACGTCTGCGGAAATGGCGCGGGAGTTGGGTCCCTTCCCCGGCTTTGATGCCAACCGCGAGCCGATGCTGCGCGTCATCGCCAACCATCGCCGCGCCGCGCATGGCGCCCGCACGGGCTATGAGGGACTGTCGGTGGCGCCGGTGCCGCTAGTCAGTGATGAATGCCCCGATGCCGACCTGATCAGCGCGGCGCGCGCTTCCTGGGACCGGGCCCTGGACCTGGGCCGCGTCCATGGTTTCCGCAACGCCCAGACCACTGTGATCGCGCCCACCGGCACCATCGGTCTGGTCATGGATTGCGATACGACCGGGATCGAGCCTGACTTCGCCCTGGTTAAGTTCAAGAAGCTGGCCGGTGGCGGCTATTTCAAGATCATCAACCGTGTCGTGCCGGAGGCGCTGTCGCGCCTGGGCTATGACGATGCGGCCATTGCCAAGATCGAACGCTATGCCGTCGGTCATGGCACCCTGGTCGGCGCGCCCGGCATCTCCCATGATCGGCTGCGCAAGCTGGGCTTTGGCGACGGGGAGATCGAAAAGGTCGAGAGCGCGCTGGAATCGGCCTTTGATATCAAGTTCGTGTTCAACAAATGGATCTTGGGCGCCGATTTCTGCATCGATACGCTGGGCATCCCGGCCGACCTGCTGGACAGCGCCGGTTTCGACCTGCTGGCCCATCTGGGCTTCACCCGGAAGGAGATTGAGGCAGCCAATGTCTATGTCTCCGGCGCCATGACGCTGGAGGGAGCGCCCGGCCTTCGGGATGAGCACCTGCCCGTCTTCGATTGCGCCAGTCCTTGCGGCAAGATCGGTAAGCGCTATCTGTCGGCGGAAGCCCATATTCGCATGATGGCGGCGGCCCAGCCCTTCATCTCCGGTGCAATCTCCAAAACCATCAACATGCCCAACAGCGCGTCGGTCACGGCATGCACAGACGCCTATATGCTGTCCTGGCAACTGGGGCTGAAGGCCAACGCGCTCTACCGCGACGGGTCCAAACTATCCCAGCCGCTAAATGCTCAGATTCTGGAGGACGACGAGGATGATTTGACCGGTGAGGAGCCCACCTTACTGGAACGCGTGGTGGAGGCGCCAGCCGCCGCCCGCATCCCACTGGTCGCCGAACGGGTGGTCGAACGGGTTGTTGAGCGCGTGGTGGAAAAGGTTGTGCGGTCCGGCGGGCGCGAAAAGCTGCCGCAGCGGCGCAAAGGCTATACCCAGAAGGCCATGGTCGGTGGGCATAAGGTCTATCTTCGCACCGGCGAATATCAGGATGGCCGTCTGGGCGAAATTTTCATCGACATGCACAAGGAAGGTGCCGCCTTCCGGTCGATGATGAACAATTTCGCCATCGCGGTCTCGCTGGGCCTGCAATATGGCGTGCCGCTGGAAGAATATGTGGAGGCCTTCACCTTCACCCGTTTTGAACCGTCGGGCATGGTGCAGGGCAACGATGCCATCAAGATGTCGACCAGCATCCTGGATTATGTGTTCCGGGAACTGGCCATCTCGTACCTTGGCCGCAACGATCTGGCGCATGCCACGCCGGAGGATCTGCTGCCCGATACGATGGGCCGGGGCGATGCCCAGGCCGATCTGGCCGGTGTGCCGGAAGCCGCCAATACGGCGCCGGAATTGCCGGACAATGCTGCCTACATGACGCAGGAGACGCTGGCCGCGGTCGCACGTATCGCTTCGACCGGCTATGTCCGTTCAAACCTGCGCGTAGTGCCGGGTGGACAGCAGGGACGGGTTTTGGCTGGGTTCCAACAGGCAACGACGGCTTACGCCGCTACCGGCACCGACGTTACCAGCTATGCCGGCGGCGCGTCGGTCCATTCCGACAGCCTGTCCAGCACGGCCCTGCGTGGTGGCACCGTGGGCCGGCACGATGCCCGGTTCGAAAAGGTCAGGGAAGCCCGCGCCCGTGGGTATGAGGGCGACCCCTGCCCCGAATGCCAGAACATGACCCTCGTCCGTAACGGGACCTGCCTGAAATGCGACACATGCGGCGGCACGACGGGCTGCAGTTGA
- a CDS encoding methyl-accepting chemotaxis protein, whose protein sequence is MTEWTLSGDTLSLQTEPAGRPRPVWRQRLLALVETLMARLHRQGDVGEGGWLAQLSISTRIGFLVGAALLTVLLTAGLFLLGDARRESATGRMTGLSGFAETAADLNRGMTALQLHVTRFLRERDPAAGTAFKTTLTEVEQAAAALTAHPAAADQAETMTALTARLTSLAAAFDAVDQATRAVGLTDEEGLRGQMARSVAATEEELKKWPATMGAQLFIGMAEMRNAEKSFLMTGDEKYVGQHRKAFNEFSFFIPESQLDPQTKDAIDALSRQYRQDMVALSSAVAAQDKAVKDFNAAFAETAPLIKQLFDYTRAGLADAKQAESSIRTQTQRLTMAIGGILVALFCGLSLLLVRSITGPLAQIEGAMEGLARGERLSFIPGTARRDEIGDMARAIDVFRVNAEEMDRLKVEEQQRERAHQQEMADRLGGLAQALEQEMTRRVEAVLTEAAGIAAMAERMTGAATRTGEQSDGVAGAAGEATGNVQAVAAATEQLATSSREIGRQVTEVADMVHAAVERGAQTRAVASQLADAAQNIGRAAQLIGDISGQTNLLALNATIEAARAGEAGRGFAVVAAEVKTLSNQTGAATEEIASQIAAVQRATERVITDIHQLHDVIARIDEIAGSISAAVTQQGSATESISASAASAADGTIEVSDRIRTVAADAAETRTLSQDLGQRATQVTAEMRALRERLASILDEAA, encoded by the coding sequence ATGACCGAATGGACGCTGTCCGGCGATACACTCTCCTTGCAGACGGAACCGGCGGGACGACCGCGCCCGGTCTGGCGGCAGCGCCTGCTGGCGCTGGTGGAAACCCTGATGGCCCGCCTGCACCGGCAGGGGGATGTGGGGGAGGGGGGCTGGCTGGCCCAGTTGTCGATCTCCACCCGCATCGGCTTTCTGGTGGGCGCGGCCCTGTTGACGGTTCTGCTGACAGCGGGTCTGTTCCTGTTGGGGGATGCCAGACGGGAAAGTGCGACAGGCCGCATGACGGGCCTGTCGGGCTTTGCTGAGACGGCAGCCGATCTGAACCGGGGCATGACGGCCCTGCAGCTTCACGTCACCCGCTTCCTGCGCGAACGCGATCCCGCGGCGGGTACGGCGTTCAAAACCACCCTGACGGAGGTGGAGCAGGCGGCGGCGGCCCTGACGGCCCATCCCGCCGCCGCCGATCAGGCGGAGACGATGACGGCCCTCACGGCCCGTCTGACCAGCCTAGCCGCCGCATTTGACGCCGTCGATCAGGCGACCCGTGCCGTCGGCCTGACGGACGAGGAAGGCCTGCGCGGGCAGATGGCGCGGTCGGTGGCGGCGACCGAGGAGGAGCTGAAGAAATGGCCCGCGACCATGGGCGCACAGCTGTTCATCGGCATGGCGGAAATGCGCAACGCCGAGAAATCCTTCCTGATGACGGGCGACGAAAAATATGTGGGCCAGCACCGCAAGGCCTTCAACGAGTTCTCCTTCTTCATCCCCGAAAGCCAGCTGGACCCGCAGACCAAAGACGCCATTGATGCCCTGTCCCGGCAATACCGCCAGGATATGGTGGCGCTTTCCAGTGCGGTGGCGGCACAGGATAAGGCGGTGAAGGACTTCAACGCCGCCTTCGCCGAGACGGCCCCCCTGATCAAGCAGCTCTTTGATTATACGCGCGCCGGGCTGGCCGATGCCAAGCAGGCGGAGAGTAGCATCCGTACCCAGACACAGCGCCTGACCATGGCCATTGGCGGCATCCTGGTGGCCCTGTTCTGCGGCCTGTCGCTGCTGCTGGTCCGGTCCATCACGGGGCCGCTGGCCCAGATCGAGGGGGCGATGGAGGGGCTGGCGCGGGGCGAGCGGCTGTCCTTCATCCCCGGCACGGCTCGGCGGGACGAGATTGGCGACATGGCCCGTGCCATCGATGTCTTCCGCGTGAATGCGGAGGAGATGGACCGGCTGAAGGTGGAGGAGCAGCAGCGGGAGCGTGCCCATCAGCAGGAGATGGCGGACCGCCTGGGCGGGCTGGCCCAAGCCCTGGAGCAGGAGATGACCCGCCGGGTGGAGGCCGTTCTGACCGAGGCGGCGGGCATCGCCGCCATGGCCGAGCGCATGACGGGGGCCGCCACCCGCACCGGTGAACAGTCCGACGGCGTGGCCGGGGCGGCGGGGGAGGCGACGGGCAATGTCCAGGCAGTGGCCGCCGCCACCGAACAGCTTGCCACCTCCTCCCGCGAAATAGGGCGGCAGGTGACGGAGGTGGCCGACATGGTCCATGCCGCCGTGGAACGGGGCGCGCAGACACGCGCGGTGGCCAGCCAGTTGGCCGACGCCGCCCAGAATATCGGGCGGGCGGCGCAGCTGATTGGCGACATCTCCGGTCAGACCAACCTGCTGGCGCTTAACGCCACCATCGAGGCGGCGCGGGCCGGTGAGGCGGGGCGCGGCTTTGCCGTGGTCGCCGCCGAGGTCAAGACCCTGTCAAACCAGACAGGGGCTGCGACCGAGGAAATCGCCTCCCAGATCGCGGCGGTCCAGCGGGCAACGGAGCGGGTGATCACCGATATCCATCAGCTTCACGATGTCATCGCCCGCATCGACGAGATCGCGGGATCGATCAGCGCCGCCGTGACGCAGCAGGGCAGCGCCACCGAGAGCATCAGCGCCAGTGCGGCCAGTGCCGCCGACGGCACCATCGAAGTGTCTGATCGTATCCGCACCGTGGCGGCGGACGCCGCCGAAACCCGCACCCTGTCACAGGATCTGGGTCAGCGGGCCACACAGGTGACGGCGGAAATGCGGGCGCTGCGGGAGCGGCTGGCCAGCATCCTGGACGAGGCGGCTTGA
- the mlaD gene encoding outer membrane lipid asymmetry maintenance protein MlaD: MRKNVIETVLGAVVLLVAGFFLFFAYTTSSVKAVSGYPLEARFSSTGGLAAGADVRISGVKVGTVTSQRLDKQTFQAVVRMDIDSNVQLPRDTTASIASESLLGGRYLQLDPGGEEDKLKAGDTIEYTQSAVNLEELLGRFIFNSAGGDKKAEAPATP; this comes from the coding sequence ATGCGCAAGAACGTGATCGAAACCGTCCTGGGTGCTGTCGTCCTTCTGGTCGCCGGCTTCTTCTTGTTCTTCGCCTACACGACCAGCAGCGTGAAGGCCGTGTCGGGATATCCGCTGGAGGCGCGGTTCAGCAGCACGGGCGGTCTGGCCGCCGGTGCCGATGTTCGTATCTCCGGCGTGAAGGTCGGGACCGTCACCAGCCAGCGTCTGGACAAGCAGACCTTCCAGGCCGTGGTCCGCATGGATATCGACAGCAATGTCCAGCTGCCGCGTGACACGACGGCCAGCATTGCCAGCGAAAGCCTGCTGGGTGGCCGCTATCTTCAGTTGGACCCCGGTGGGGAAGAGGACAAGCTGAAGGCAGGTGACACGATCGAATACACGCAGTCCGCCGTGAACCTGGAGGAACTGCTGGGCCGCTTCATCTTCAATTCTGCCGGTGGCGACAAGAAGGCCGAAGCACCCGCTACGCCCTGA